A genomic region of Pseudomonas sp. KU43P contains the following coding sequences:
- a CDS encoding DUF2635 domain-containing protein, giving the protein MKTINLKPAPGRECPMPHNPRELLPAGGAPVPRNAYWERRISDGDAVEQKASSKPKGSTAE; this is encoded by the coding sequence ATGAAGACCATCAACCTCAAGCCGGCACCCGGGCGCGAGTGCCCGATGCCGCACAACCCCCGCGAGCTGCTGCCCGCCGGCGGCGCCCCGGTGCCGCGTAATGCGTACTGGGAGCGCCGTATCAGCGACGGTGATGCCGTCGAGCAGAAAGCCAGCAGCAAACCCAAGGGGAGCACGGCGGAATGA
- a CDS encoding phage tail sheath subtilisin-like domain-containing protein: protein MSVSFSNIPSDIRVPLFYAEVDNSMANSGASSLRRLLIGQVNDDADGAEIGRLTLVSRTSEAKDIGGAGSMLASMHARWRAIDVAGEVWCLPLKVATGVAATGTVTVTGSVESAGLVNLYIAGQRVRALAVAGASADAVATALAAAINEAIDLPVTATVAAGVVTLQAKFKGELGNDIQLQLNRLGRVNSEVTPAGLTIVTTGMTSGVGSPDAAAALAALGDEEFEFIAQPWSDADILDAWKETMDDSAGRWSWAKQLYGHVYTAKRGTLGELVAAGRLRNDPHVTVHGFERGVPQPAWEVAAAWAARTAVFISADPARPTQTGSLAGIDPADASDRFTLTERQSLLTSGVATAGYNGGSYRIERAITTYQRNAYGQADDSYLDSETLHQSAYVIRYLRSIITSKYGRHKLANDGTRFGPGQAIVTPKVIRGELIAAYGALERDGIVENAEMFNQYLIVERDANNPNRLSVLFPPDLVNQLRVFALLYQFRLQYPEAT, encoded by the coding sequence ATGAGCGTAAGTTTCAGCAACATCCCCAGCGACATTCGCGTGCCGCTGTTCTATGCCGAAGTCGACAACTCCATGGCCAACAGTGGCGCATCGAGCTTGCGCCGGCTGCTCATTGGCCAGGTCAACGACGATGCCGACGGCGCCGAAATTGGCCGCCTGACGCTGGTGTCGCGGACCAGCGAAGCCAAGGACATTGGCGGCGCCGGCTCGATGCTGGCCAGCATGCACGCCCGTTGGCGCGCCATCGACGTCGCCGGCGAGGTGTGGTGCCTGCCGCTCAAGGTCGCCACCGGCGTGGCTGCCACGGGCACCGTTACCGTAACGGGGTCGGTTGAGTCGGCTGGCCTGGTCAATCTGTACATCGCCGGGCAGCGCGTGCGCGCCCTGGCGGTGGCGGGCGCTTCGGCCGATGCGGTGGCCACCGCCCTGGCGGCGGCCATCAATGAGGCGATCGACCTGCCGGTTACCGCCACGGTAGCCGCCGGCGTGGTCACCCTGCAGGCCAAGTTCAAGGGCGAGCTGGGCAACGACATTCAGCTGCAGCTCAATCGCCTGGGCCGTGTGAACAGCGAGGTTACCCCGGCGGGGTTGACCATCGTCACCACCGGCATGACCAGCGGTGTCGGCAGTCCTGACGCCGCTGCCGCGCTGGCGGCGCTGGGCGACGAAGAGTTCGAATTCATCGCCCAGCCTTGGAGTGATGCCGACATCCTGGACGCCTGGAAAGAAACCATGGACGACAGCGCCGGCCGCTGGTCCTGGGCAAAGCAGCTGTACGGCCACGTCTACACCGCCAAGCGCGGCACCCTCGGTGAGCTGGTGGCGGCCGGCCGCCTGCGCAATGACCCGCATGTCACGGTGCATGGCTTCGAACGGGGCGTGCCGCAGCCAGCGTGGGAAGTGGCGGCGGCCTGGGCAGCGCGCACCGCCGTGTTCATCAGTGCCGACCCGGCGCGGCCGACGCAAACCGGCTCGCTGGCTGGCATCGACCCGGCCGACGCGAGCGATCGTTTCACCCTGACCGAACGGCAGTCGCTGCTGACCAGCGGGGTGGCCACCGCTGGCTACAACGGTGGCAGCTACCGGATCGAGCGCGCCATTACCACGTATCAGCGCAACGCCTACGGGCAAGCCGATGATTCGTACCTGGACAGCGAGACGCTGCACCAGTCGGCGTATGTGATCCGCTACCTGCGCAGCATCATCACCAGCAAGTACGGCCGCCATAAGCTGGCCAACGACGGCACCCGCTTTGGCCCCGGCCAGGCGATCGTCACGCCGAAGGTGATTCGCGGTGAGCTGATCGCGGCCTACGGCGCGCTCGAGCGTGACGGCATTGTCGAGAATGCCGAGATGTTCAATCAGTACCTGATCGTGGAGCGCGACGCCAACAACCCGAACCGGCTCAGCGTGCTGTTCCCGCCGGATCTGGTGAATCAACTGCGCGTGTTCGCGCTGCTGTACCAGTTCCGCCTGCAGTACCCCGAAGCGACTTAA
- a CDS encoding phage tail tube protein produces the protein MGQKVAGTCYIKVDGDQLVITGGVECPLSDVKRETVTRGYFKEEDLIPYVVVDAVKTANFPRAKLAAGIAMTVTAELADGSVYVLSGAYLVDEAKVTGDDAKVSLKFEGIQGDWQ, from the coding sequence ATGGGTCAGAAAGTCGCAGGCACCTGTTACATCAAGGTCGACGGCGATCAGTTGGTCATCACCGGCGGCGTGGAGTGCCCGCTGTCGGACGTGAAGCGGGAGACCGTCACGCGGGGCTACTTCAAAGAAGAAGACCTGATCCCTTACGTCGTCGTTGACGCGGTGAAAACCGCCAACTTTCCCCGGGCCAAGCTGGCCGCCGGTATTGCCATGACCGTAACGGCTGAACTCGCCGATGGCTCCGTGTACGTGCTGAGCGGTGCGTACCTGGTCGATGAGGCCAAAGTGACCGGCGACGACGCCAAGGTCTCGCTCAAATTCGAAGGCATCCAAGGAGACTGGCAGTAA
- a CDS encoding phage tail assembly protein — protein sequence MSTVTHTLAEPIQAHGDEVNELTLRRPTVQECRAIKALPYNIGESGYPILDVEVAAKYIAVCATIPASSVNQLALPDLNNVAWLIVGFFMPRDSEQSAA from the coding sequence ATGAGCACCGTAACCCACACCCTCGCCGAACCGATCCAGGCCCATGGCGATGAAGTCAACGAACTGACCCTGCGCCGTCCCACCGTGCAGGAATGCCGGGCCATCAAGGCGCTGCCCTACAACATCGGCGAGAGCGGTTACCCGATCCTCGACGTGGAGGTGGCGGCCAAGTACATCGCCGTGTGCGCGACCATCCCCGCCAGTTCGGTAAACCAGTTGGCGCTGCCCGACTTGAACAACGTGGCCTGGCTCATCGTGGGTTTTTTCATGCCCCGCGATTCGGAACAGTCGGCAGCCTAA
- a CDS encoding phage tail tape measure protein, with translation MADKFQLKALITGVDKLSPVLSGVRKNAAMLRKQLNSSGLGKITFGEALQGGAIAAPFVMGVKAAMGFESAMADVKKVVNFDTPAQFKAMSDDVLGLSERLPMAAEGIAQIVAAGGQSGIAREELNRFAEDAVKMGVAFDQTAEESGSMMAKWRTAFKMNQAEVVTLADQINYLGNTGAASTGQISNILTAIGPLGEVAGVSAAQLAAMGSTLAGVGIAQDVAATGIKNFMLTLTAGTAATKSQKEAYKALRLDANELAKGMQSDSEGTINRVLQTLAQVEKSKQAAVLTNLFGKESVGAIAPLLTSLATLQKNFRSIGDETQYAGSMNSEYAARAATTQNAMQLLQNRVTRLGITVGSMLLPPLNDFMATVGPIISSVGALAAAHPWLIKGVLGAAVGFTVLRLATAGATAALAMMNGVASMSPIGMIVRGIAIAAGVLIANWSTVAPYFQAVWDKIKGPAMALWGWMKTAFAWSPIGLIVANWEPLSRYFVALWDEIKGPAMAVWGWMKTAFAWTPLGQIVANWQPLSRFFASLWGLVKALSVPFMGFMRTLFDYSPLGLIVNHWGPISGFFQGVWEAIKALSVPFLDFLKTLFDWSPLGLLVKHWEPITAYFKGLWEKLRPIVEPMMKFLGFSSEGGVIGAATNKVNAWTEQQQARNAAAQPVPGALVRPMAEPVQLLPEATSAASLLRVPGQAPERPPLRLVSSAPALTASQLGEQAKESYAKGLTQAEALKQAETTVVQRPGLTSVAAPALGGLPASRGSLVQQSAAANKTQLEGSMVVRFDNAPQGMRVEQGESNQPGLQVTPQVGYRSLGRGAG, from the coding sequence ATGGCGGATAAATTCCAGCTAAAGGCCCTGATCACCGGCGTCGACAAGCTGTCGCCGGTGCTCAGTGGCGTGCGCAAGAACGCGGCGATGCTGCGCAAGCAGTTGAACAGCTCGGGCCTGGGCAAGATCACCTTTGGCGAGGCCCTGCAGGGCGGCGCCATTGCGGCGCCGTTTGTCATGGGCGTGAAGGCCGCTATGGGCTTTGAGAGCGCCATGGCCGACGTGAAAAAGGTGGTCAACTTCGACACGCCGGCGCAGTTCAAGGCGATGAGCGACGACGTGCTGGGCCTGTCCGAGCGGCTGCCGATGGCGGCCGAGGGCATCGCGCAGATCGTTGCGGCGGGTGGTCAGTCGGGCATTGCCCGGGAAGAGCTGAACCGCTTTGCCGAAGACGCAGTAAAAATGGGCGTGGCCTTCGACCAGACGGCCGAAGAGTCCGGTTCGATGATGGCCAAGTGGCGCACGGCCTTCAAAATGAATCAGGCCGAGGTGGTGACCCTCGCTGACCAGATCAACTACCTGGGCAACACCGGCGCCGCGAGCACCGGGCAGATTTCCAACATCCTAACGGCCATCGGCCCGCTGGGTGAGGTGGCCGGTGTCAGCGCGGCCCAGCTGGCCGCCATGGGTTCAACCCTGGCCGGCGTGGGTATCGCCCAGGACGTGGCGGCCACTGGCATCAAGAACTTCATGCTGACCCTGACCGCCGGTACGGCGGCCACCAAGTCGCAGAAGGAGGCGTACAAGGCGCTGCGCCTGGACGCCAACGAGCTGGCCAAGGGCATGCAGAGCGACAGCGAGGGCACGATTAACCGCGTGCTGCAGACGCTGGCTCAGGTCGAGAAGAGCAAGCAGGCGGCCGTGCTGACCAACTTGTTCGGCAAAGAGTCGGTGGGGGCCATTGCGCCGCTGCTGACGAGCCTGGCCACCCTGCAGAAAAACTTTAGGTCGATCGGCGATGAAACGCAGTACGCCGGTTCGATGAACAGCGAGTATGCCGCCCGGGCAGCCACCACACAGAACGCCATGCAGCTGCTGCAGAACCGCGTGACCCGTCTGGGTATCACGGTCGGCAGCATGCTGTTGCCGCCGCTGAACGACTTCATGGCCACCGTGGGGCCGATTATCAGCAGTGTCGGCGCCCTGGCTGCAGCTCACCCCTGGTTGATCAAGGGCGTGCTGGGCGCGGCGGTGGGCTTCACAGTGCTGCGCCTGGCCACGGCCGGCGCTACGGCAGCCCTGGCGATGATGAACGGGGTGGCGAGCATGAGCCCGATCGGGATGATCGTGCGCGGCATCGCCATCGCCGCCGGCGTACTGATCGCCAACTGGTCGACCGTGGCACCGTATTTCCAGGCGGTGTGGGACAAGATCAAGGGGCCAGCGATGGCCCTGTGGGGCTGGATGAAAACGGCCTTCGCCTGGTCGCCGATTGGTTTGATCGTGGCCAACTGGGAGCCGCTGAGCCGGTACTTTGTGGCCCTGTGGGATGAGATCAAAGGCCCGGCGATGGCCGTGTGGGGGTGGATGAAAACCGCCTTTGCCTGGACGCCGCTCGGCCAGATCGTCGCCAACTGGCAGCCGCTGAGCCGGTTCTTTGCCAGCCTGTGGGGCTTGGTCAAGGCGCTGTCGGTGCCCTTCATGGGCTTTATGCGGACCCTGTTCGACTACTCCCCGCTGGGGTTGATCGTCAACCATTGGGGGCCGATCAGCGGGTTTTTCCAAGGCGTTTGGGAGGCGATCAAGGCGCTGTCGGTGCCGTTCCTCGACTTCCTGAAAACCCTGTTTGACTGGTCGCCGCTGGGCTTGCTGGTCAAGCACTGGGAGCCGATCACGGCCTATTTCAAAGGGCTGTGGGAGAAGCTGCGGCCGATCGTTGAACCCATGATGAAATTCTTGGGGTTCAGCTCCGAAGGCGGGGTGATCGGGGCCGCGACCAACAAGGTCAACGCCTGGACGGAGCAGCAGCAGGCGCGCAACGCAGCGGCCCAACCGGTGCCGGGCGCCCTGGTGCGGCCAATGGCTGAGCCGGTGCAGCTGCTGCCCGAGGCCACCAGCGCGGCCAGCCTGTTGCGGGTGCCTGGGCAAGCGCCGGAGCGGCCGCCGCTGCGCCTGGTGTCGTCGGCACCGGCGCTTACGGCCTCGCAGCTGGGCGAACAAGCCAAGGAAAGCTATGCCAAGGGGCTGACCCAGGCCGAGGCGCTGAAACAGGCTGAAACGACCGTTGTGCAGCGCCCTGGCCTGACGTCCGTGGCCGCCCCGGCGCTTGGTGGTTTGCCGGCGTCGCGGGGTTCGCTGGTCCAGCAGTCGGCAGCGGCCAACAAGACCCAGCTGGAAGGGTCGATGGTGGTCCGCTTCGACAATGCCCCGCAGGGCATGCGCGTCGAACAGGGCGAATCCAACCAGCCCGGCCTGCAGGTAACCCCGCAGGTCGGCTATCGCTCATTGGGTAGGGGGGCAGGATGA
- a CDS encoding DNA circularization protein yields the protein MTTWRDELHPASFRGVPFHVDSDSMPVGRRTQVHEYPQRDKPLVEDLGRVTREIKMAAFVIGEDFLIKRDDLLNALDKPGAGELIHPWYGRLMVTATGCSVGHERREGGMARFDLVFVEDGEKGFPAGVPNTARQLEESSETLLQSAIRRYKEAMAVVNRARLAVVMLQNGIAGVQMAIAQELRQLTGLVSSVEALADMLINAPGNFAAMIRGQFSSVGGSRSTGYRWGPSSSTLSSSASSTASASSSVSSIEADPEFASTVAGLPEAEPEFSSFAASSRAITSQVEQSRELAAQVVAAAAAIEAGSSAAGGAATAAVIEAARELVRDALIVLAVRTAAAMPVVQAPAPLSGYPSLQQQVASPIARPDVPVTADVVAVRDAIEAALVAAEQTAPHEHFEVLEVVRKQVRAHLTEVARAGVRMAEMTTLESLPAVVLAYQRYGDATRAAEIVTRNKVAHPGFLPAGVLSVAQE from the coding sequence ATGACCACGTGGCGGGACGAGCTACACCCGGCCTCCTTTCGGGGGGTGCCGTTTCACGTCGACAGCGACAGCATGCCAGTCGGTCGGCGCACCCAGGTGCATGAGTACCCCCAGCGGGACAAGCCGCTGGTGGAGGACCTGGGCCGCGTAACCCGCGAAATCAAGATGGCAGCCTTCGTGATCGGCGAAGACTTCCTGATCAAGCGTGATGACCTGCTGAATGCGTTGGACAAACCCGGCGCCGGGGAACTGATCCACCCCTGGTATGGCCGCCTGATGGTCACGGCGACCGGTTGTTCGGTGGGGCATGAGCGCCGCGAAGGCGGCATGGCGCGCTTCGACCTGGTGTTTGTGGAAGACGGCGAGAAGGGGTTTCCCGCCGGCGTGCCGAACACGGCGCGGCAGCTGGAAGAGTCGTCGGAAACCCTGCTGCAGTCGGCGATCCGGCGTTACAAGGAAGCCATGGCGGTGGTGAACCGGGCGCGCCTGGCGGTGGTGATGCTGCAGAACGGCATCGCCGGCGTGCAGATGGCCATTGCCCAGGAACTGCGCCAGTTGACGGGCCTGGTCAGTTCGGTGGAGGCGCTGGCCGACATGCTGATCAACGCCCCGGGCAACTTCGCAGCGATGATCCGGGGGCAGTTCTCGAGCGTCGGCGGCAGCCGTTCGACCGGTTACCGCTGGGGGCCATCGAGCAGCACGTTGTCGAGCAGCGCGAGCAGTACCGCGTCGGCATCGTCCAGTGTTTCCAGCATCGAAGCCGACCCGGAGTTTGCCAGCACCGTGGCCGGCCTGCCCGAGGCTGAACCGGAGTTTTCCAGCTTTGCCGCATCGAGCCGGGCCATTACCTCGCAGGTCGAGCAGTCCCGCGAACTGGCGGCGCAGGTGGTAGCCGCGGCTGCAGCGATCGAGGCCGGTAGCAGTGCCGCCGGTGGTGCTGCCACGGCGGCGGTGATCGAGGCCGCCCGCGAGCTGGTGCGCGATGCGCTGATTGTCCTGGCCGTGCGCACGGCCGCCGCCATGCCAGTGGTGCAAGCGCCGGCGCCGCTGTCGGGGTATCCGTCCCTGCAGCAGCAAGTGGCTTCGCCGATCGCACGCCCTGACGTGCCGGTGACTGCTGACGTGGTGGCCGTTCGCGACGCGATCGAGGCCGCGCTAGTGGCCGCCGAGCAGACCGCCCCGCATGAGCATTTCGAGGTGCTGGAGGTGGTGCGCAAGCAAGTACGCGCCCACCTGACAGAGGTGGCCCGCGCCGGCGTGCGTATGGCTGAGATGACCACGCTGGAGAGCCTGCCGGCGGTGGTGCTGGCCTATCAGCGCTACGGCGACGCAACCCGCGCCGCTGAAATCGTTACACGTAACAAGGTCGCACACCCGGGCTTCTTGCCTGCCGGGGTGCTGTCCGTCGCTCAAGAGTAA
- a CDS encoding phage baseplate assembly protein, with the protein MDDMNAVTLSVNGLDYRGWKKVSISAGIERQSRDFRLGVTWRWPGQAVEIPVRQGDYCEVRIGDDLVLTGWVFATPISYDSRSVERSVSGRSLTADLVDSSAVNKPGQWRGQSVQKIVQALAEPYGVKVLSEVAETTKLADHQIEPGETVFESVDRLLTLSRLLSTDDARGRVVIIKPGSAGRAVDRLELGQNILTGRAELDFSGVFSEYRVTGQRSGSDGTYGEQASEVKAELDDPRGTRHRVLLIHESGQMTPELAQARANWERGSRMGKALTLNYQVQGWRQSNGALWLPNMVVRVVDPLIGIDRDMLISEIEYVLDDAGTVANIVVGPPDGFDPEPKDPHKSRKLKKGGKADNFEYLIPADWKPGP; encoded by the coding sequence ATGGATGACATGAATGCTGTCACGCTGAGCGTGAACGGCCTGGACTATCGCGGCTGGAAGAAAGTCAGCATCAGCGCGGGGATCGAGCGGCAGAGCCGTGATTTCCGCCTGGGGGTGACGTGGCGCTGGCCCGGCCAGGCGGTGGAAATCCCGGTGCGGCAGGGTGACTACTGCGAAGTACGCATCGGCGACGACCTGGTGCTGACCGGGTGGGTGTTCGCCACGCCGATCAGCTACGACAGCCGCAGCGTGGAACGGTCGGTGTCCGGCCGCTCGCTGACCGCCGACCTGGTGGACAGCTCGGCGGTCAACAAGCCCGGGCAGTGGCGCGGGCAGAGCGTGCAGAAGATCGTCCAGGCGCTGGCCGAGCCTTACGGGGTCAAGGTGCTGAGCGAGGTGGCCGAAACCACCAAGCTGGCCGATCACCAGATCGAGCCGGGCGAAACGGTGTTCGAGTCGGTCGACCGGCTGCTGACGCTTTCCCGTCTGCTGTCGACCGACGACGCCCGGGGCCGGGTGGTGATCATCAAGCCCGGCAGCGCCGGCCGTGCGGTCGATCGCCTGGAACTGGGGCAGAACATCCTGACCGGCCGTGCCGAGCTGGATTTCTCCGGAGTGTTCTCCGAATACCGTGTGACCGGGCAGCGCTCGGGGTCAGACGGCACCTACGGTGAGCAGGCCAGCGAGGTCAAGGCCGAACTGGACGACCCACGCGGTACCCGTCACCGCGTGCTGCTGATTCATGAGAGCGGTCAGATGACCCCGGAGCTGGCCCAGGCCCGGGCCAACTGGGAGCGCGGCAGCCGCATGGGTAAGGCGCTGACCCTGAACTATCAGGTGCAGGGGTGGCGGCAGTCCAACGGCGCGCTATGGCTGCCGAACATGGTGGTGCGGGTGGTCGACCCGCTGATCGGCATTGATCGCGACATGCTGATCAGTGAAATCGAATACGTGCTGGATGACGCCGGCACGGTGGCCAACATCGTGGTAGGCCCGCCGGATGGCTTCGACCCAGAACCGAAAGACCCGCACAAGTCGCGCAAGCTCAAGAAGGGCGGCAAGGCCGACAACTTCGAATACCTGATTCCTGCTGACTGGAAGCCTGGCCCATGA
- a CDS encoding phage baseplate assembly protein V has translation MKPMRNFFARGVVALVDAGRKLQSLQMRLTADEVKDGMEHFEPYGFTSNPHPGAEGLAAFLGGDRSHGVVICVSDRRFRLQGMQSGEVALHTDEGDVLHFKRGRVIEVQTATFRVKADTAVEFDTPLISTTGRIVSDGDQIAAGVSTSLHVHEGSDKKPVKGG, from the coding sequence ATGAAACCCATGAGAAATTTCTTTGCCCGGGGCGTCGTCGCCCTGGTCGATGCTGGCCGCAAGCTGCAGAGCCTGCAAATGCGCCTGACCGCCGACGAAGTGAAAGACGGTATGGAGCACTTCGAGCCTTACGGCTTCACGTCCAACCCGCATCCGGGCGCTGAGGGCCTGGCGGCGTTCCTGGGCGGCGATCGCTCCCATGGGGTGGTGATCTGCGTGTCAGACCGCCGCTTTCGCCTGCAGGGCATGCAGAGCGGTGAAGTGGCCCTGCACACCGACGAAGGCGACGTGCTGCATTTCAAGCGCGGCCGGGTGATCGAGGTGCAGACCGCGACATTTCGGGTCAAGGCCGACACGGCGGTCGAGTTTGATACGCCGCTGATCAGCACCACCGGGCGCATCGTGTCGGACGGTGACCAGATCGCCGCTGGCGTCAGCACCTCGCTGCACGTTCACGAAGGCTCGGACAAGAAGCCGGTTAAGGGAGGCTGA
- a CDS encoding phage GP46 family protein: protein MALFSDDGSEQAWQRAVVISLLTWRRAEDGDQLDDDQRYGWWGDTFPTVERDRIGSRLWQLRRRTLTDDTVRDAVAFARESLAWLDDDDRVATVTVTASREVTRLNLQVVLSMRDGSVIDVQLDKLWQVINAV from the coding sequence ATGGCGCTATTCAGCGATGACGGCTCGGAACAGGCCTGGCAGCGCGCCGTGGTGATCAGCCTGCTGACCTGGCGGCGCGCCGAGGATGGCGACCAACTGGACGACGACCAGCGCTATGGCTGGTGGGGCGACACCTTCCCCACGGTCGAGCGCGACCGCATCGGCTCACGCCTCTGGCAGCTGCGCCGGCGCACGCTGACCGATGACACGGTGCGCGATGCCGTAGCGTTCGCCCGCGAGTCGCTGGCCTGGCTGGACGATGACGACCGGGTGGCGACCGTTACCGTAACGGCGTCGCGGGAGGTCACCCGGCTGAACCTGCAGGTGGTGCTGTCGATGCGCGACGGCTCAGTGATCGATGTTCAACTAGACAAGCTGTGGCAGGTGATCAATGCCGTTTGA
- a CDS encoding baseplate J/gp47 family protein yields MPFETPTLPALIARAQSDLSGGSALLRSDAEVLARVLGAASYGRYGHQQYIADQILPDTADEETLLRMARARLKRDRLEAVAATGPAAFTGAVSALLDAGTLLQRDDQVLFRVRATVKLTATSGVAEIEALDAGELGNTPAGTQLRLVSPVLGVNEVFTVGADGLAGGTEQESIETLRGRVIRSYRVIAHGGSKSDYETWALEVAGVTRAWVVRRWVGPGTVAVFFVRDGDIDIIPNAEALATVAAYIEQERPVTAEVYVLPPVEKPVQYQLTVTPDSSAVRRAVEAALVDLHNRESELGGGLLATHIAEAISGAVGERDHKVLAPIGDVTAATNQLLTYGGVLWS; encoded by the coding sequence ATGCCGTTTGAAACCCCTACGTTGCCCGCGCTGATCGCCCGGGCACAGTCCGACCTGTCCGGCGGCAGTGCGCTGCTACGTTCCGACGCCGAGGTGCTGGCCCGTGTCCTGGGCGCGGCCAGTTACGGGCGCTACGGCCATCAGCAGTACATCGCCGACCAGATCCTGCCCGACACGGCCGACGAAGAAACCCTGCTGCGCATGGCCCGCGCGCGGCTCAAGCGCGACCGTCTGGAAGCCGTGGCAGCCACTGGCCCGGCGGCCTTCACCGGCGCCGTGTCGGCACTGTTGGACGCCGGCACGCTGCTGCAGCGCGATGACCAGGTGCTGTTCCGGGTGCGCGCCACGGTCAAGCTGACCGCCACCTCGGGGGTGGCCGAGATCGAGGCGCTGGACGCCGGTGAGCTGGGCAACACCCCGGCCGGTACCCAGCTGCGCCTGGTGTCGCCGGTGCTGGGCGTCAATGAGGTGTTCACTGTCGGGGCGGACGGCCTGGCCGGTGGCACCGAGCAGGAGAGCATCGAGACGCTGCGCGGGCGGGTGATCCGTTCTTACCGGGTCATTGCCCACGGCGGCAGCAAGAGCGATTACGAAACCTGGGCGCTGGAGGTGGCCGGCGTGACCCGGGCCTGGGTGGTGCGTCGCTGGGTTGGCCCGGGCACGGTGGCGGTGTTCTTCGTGCGGGATGGCGATATCGACATCATCCCCAACGCCGAGGCGCTGGCCACCGTGGCGGCCTACATCGAGCAGGAGCGCCCGGTGACGGCCGAAGTATACGTGCTGCCCCCGGTGGAAAAGCCGGTGCAGTACCAGCTGACGGTCACCCCGGACAGCAGCGCCGTTCGCCGCGCCGTGGAAGCCGCCCTGGTCGACCTGCACAACCGCGAATCGGAGCTGGGTGGCGGTCTGCTGGCCACGCACATCGCCGAGGCCATCAGCGGCGCCGTGGGCGAGCGCGACCACAAGGTGCTGGCTCCGATCGGCGACGTAACAGCGGCCACTAATCAGCTGCTGACCTATGGGGGTGTGCTGTGGTCGTGA
- a CDS encoding YmfQ family protein, giving the protein MVVRTVDDYLAQLRALLPPGPAWDREFNPGVDQLLQAAAEELAREDLRAVALLAESEPATVRELVPDWERVMSLPDPCMGDSPSFQDRQLAVRRRLLEVGGQTPAYFVDLAFTLGYRQARVVEHRAPRFGRSRFGSARFGTWGAQFMWTLETGPRQAAGSRFGFSHWGQSFGVASNGALECLVSRSAPAHTLETINYG; this is encoded by the coding sequence GTGGTCGTGAGAACGGTGGACGACTACCTGGCCCAGCTGCGCGCCCTGTTGCCCCCGGGGCCGGCCTGGGATCGCGAGTTCAACCCCGGCGTTGACCAGTTGCTGCAGGCGGCCGCCGAGGAACTGGCCCGTGAGGATCTGCGCGCCGTGGCCCTGCTCGCCGAAAGCGAGCCGGCCACCGTGCGCGAGCTGGTGCCCGACTGGGAACGGGTCATGAGCCTGCCCGACCCGTGCATGGGCGACTCGCCGTCGTTCCAGGACCGGCAACTGGCTGTGCGCCGGCGGTTGCTGGAGGTGGGTGGGCAGACGCCGGCGTACTTCGTTGACTTGGCTTTCACCCTCGGTTACCGCCAGGCGCGGGTGGTCGAGCACCGGGCGCCGCGCTTTGGCCGTTCGCGCTTTGGCTCGGCCCGCTTCGGCACCTGGGGCGCGCAGTTCATGTGGACCCTGGAAACCGGCCCTCGCCAGGCCGCCGGCAGCCGCTTCGGCTTCAGCCACTGGGGGCAATCCTTCGGCGTCGCCTCGAATGGCGCCCTTGAATGCCTGGTCAGCCGTTCGGCGCCGGCGCACACACTTGAAACCATCAACTACGGATAA